In Aphelocoma coerulescens isolate FSJ_1873_10779 chromosome 3, UR_Acoe_1.0, whole genome shotgun sequence, a single window of DNA contains:
- the ID2 gene encoding DNA-binding protein inhibitor ID-2 has product MKAFSPVRSVRKTGLSEHNLGISRSKTPVDDPMSLLYNMNDCYSKLKELVPSIPQNKKVSKMEILQHVIDYILDLQIALDSHPSIVSLHHQRPGQNPSSRTPLTTLNTDISILSLQASEFPSELMSSESKALCG; this is encoded by the exons ATGAAAGCCTTCAGCCCTGTGCGGTCCGTCAGGAAAACCGGCCTCTCGGAGCACAACCTGGGCATCTCTCGGAGCAAGACCCCCGTGGATGACCCCATGAGCCTGCTGTACAACATGAACGACTGCTACTCCaagctgaaggagctggtgcCTAGCATCCCGCAGAACAAGAAAGTGAGCAAGATGGAAATCTTGCAGCACGTCATCGACTACATCCTGGACCTGCAGATCGCCTTGGACTCGCACCCCAGCATCGTCAGCCTGCACCACCAGAGACCCGGGCAGAACCCTTCCTCCAGAACTCCTCTGACCACCCTCAACACAGACATCAGCATCCTCTCGCTACAG GCGTCCGAGTTCCCCTCAGAGCTCATGTCAAGCGAAAGCAAAGCACTTTGTGGCTAA